A region from the Paraburkholderia youngii genome encodes:
- the ahcY gene encoding adenosylhomocysteinase gives MNAAVIDSQKQDYVVADMSLAAWGRKELTIAETEMPGLMQTREEYKAQQPLKGARVAGSLHMTIQTGVLIETLTALGADVRWASCNIFSTQDHAAAAIAQAGTPVFAFKGESLDEYWEFSHRIFEWPNGEFANMILDDGGDATLLLILGSKAEKDRSVIAKPTNEEEIALYKSIAAHLEIDPTWYSKRLAAIKGVTEETTTGVHRLYQMEKEGRLPFPAINVNDSVTKSKFDNLYGCRESLVDGIKRATDVMIAGKIAVVAGYGDVGKGCAQSLRGLGATVWVTEIDPICALQAAMEGYRVVTMEYAADKADIFVTATGNYHVINHDHMKAMRHNAIVCNIGHFDSEIDVASTRQYQWENIKPQVDHIIFPDGKRVILLAEGRLVNLGCATGHPSFVMSNSFTNQTLAQIELFTQGAKYENKVYVLPKHLDEKVARLHLARIGANLTVLSDAQAGYIGVDKNGPFKPNHYRY, from the coding sequence ATGAACGCCGCAGTCATCGATTCCCAAAAGCAGGATTACGTTGTTGCCGACATGTCGCTCGCCGCTTGGGGCCGCAAGGAACTCACGATCGCCGAGACCGAAATGCCCGGCCTCATGCAAACGCGTGAAGAGTACAAGGCGCAGCAGCCGCTGAAGGGCGCGCGCGTCGCCGGCTCGCTGCACATGACGATCCAGACCGGCGTGCTGATCGAGACGCTGACCGCGCTCGGCGCCGACGTGCGCTGGGCCTCGTGCAACATCTTCTCGACCCAGGACCATGCCGCCGCCGCGATCGCGCAGGCCGGCACGCCGGTGTTCGCGTTCAAGGGCGAATCGCTCGACGAATACTGGGAGTTCTCGCACCGCATCTTCGAATGGCCGAACGGCGAGTTCGCCAACATGATTCTCGACGACGGCGGCGACGCAACGCTGCTGCTGATCCTCGGCTCGAAGGCCGAAAAAGACCGCTCGGTGATCGCCAAGCCGACCAACGAGGAAGAGATTGCGCTGTACAAGTCGATCGCTGCGCACCTCGAGATCGACCCGACGTGGTACTCGAAGCGCCTCGCGGCGATCAAGGGCGTCACCGAAGAAACCACCACCGGCGTGCATCGTCTTTACCAGATGGAAAAGGAAGGCCGTCTGCCGTTCCCGGCCATCAACGTCAACGACTCGGTCACGAAGTCGAAGTTCGACAACCTGTACGGCTGCCGCGAGTCGCTCGTTGACGGCATCAAGCGCGCGACCGACGTGATGATTGCGGGCAAGATCGCGGTCGTGGCCGGCTACGGCGACGTGGGCAAGGGCTGCGCGCAATCGCTGCGTGGTCTGGGCGCGACCGTGTGGGTCACCGAAATCGATCCGATCTGCGCACTGCAAGCGGCGATGGAAGGCTACCGCGTCGTGACGATGGAATACGCGGCGGATAAAGCCGACATCTTCGTGACCGCGACCGGCAACTACCACGTGATCAACCACGATCACATGAAGGCGATGCGTCATAACGCGATCGTCTGCAACATCGGCCACTTCGACTCGGAAATCGACGTTGCGTCGACCCGTCAGTACCAGTGGGAAAACATCAAGCCGCAAGTCGACCACATCATTTTCCCGGACGGCAAGCGCGTGATCCTGCTGGCCGAAGGCCGTCTCGTAAACCTCGGCTGCGCGACGGGCCACCCGTCGTTCGTGATGTCGAACTCGTTCACGAACCAGACGCTCGCGCAGATCGAACTGTTCACGCAGGGCGCGAAGTACGAAAACAAGGTGTACGTGCTGCCGAAGCATCTCGACGAGAAGGTTGCGCGTTTGCACCTGGCGCGTATCGGCGCGAACCTGACCGTGCTGTCCGACGCGCAGGCCGGCTACATCGGCGTCGACAAGAACGGTCCGTTCAAGCCGAACCACTATCGCTACTAA
- a CDS encoding peptide ABC transporter ATP-binding protein produces MSAVPETRRQSDRPGDHVLVADQLARYYTVKRGMFAHGTVKALNGVSFALERGKTLAVVGESGCGKSTLARQLTMIETPSAGRLLIDGEDVAGANHEKIAALRRRVQMVFQNPFASLNPRKTVEQTLGEPLAINTQMSATERAERIAQMMRTVGLRPEHAKRYPHMFSGGQRQRVAIARAMILDPQIVVADEPVSALDVSIQAQILNLFMDLQDEFKTSYVFISHNLSVVEHIADDVMVMYFGGVAELGDKKRIFSKPRHPYTRALMSATPSIFEADRTIKIKLQGEMPSPLNPPSGCTFHQRCPYVIDRCRSEVPKLREVDGRLVSCHRAEEVGDVDA; encoded by the coding sequence ATGAGCGCAGTACCCGAAACCCGTCGCCAGTCGGATCGTCCTGGCGATCACGTGCTCGTCGCCGATCAGCTCGCGCGCTACTACACGGTCAAGCGCGGCATGTTCGCGCACGGCACGGTGAAGGCGCTGAACGGCGTGTCGTTCGCGCTCGAACGCGGCAAGACGCTGGCGGTGGTCGGCGAGTCCGGCTGCGGCAAGTCGACGCTCGCACGTCAGCTGACGATGATCGAAACGCCGAGCGCGGGCCGCCTGCTGATCGATGGCGAGGACGTGGCCGGCGCGAATCACGAGAAAATCGCCGCGCTCAGGCGGCGCGTGCAGATGGTGTTCCAGAACCCGTTTGCGTCGCTCAATCCGCGCAAGACCGTCGAGCAAACCCTCGGCGAACCGCTCGCGATCAACACGCAGATGAGCGCGACCGAGCGCGCCGAGCGCATCGCGCAGATGATGCGCACGGTCGGCCTGCGGCCCGAGCACGCGAAGCGCTATCCGCACATGTTCTCCGGCGGCCAGCGTCAGCGGGTCGCGATCGCGCGCGCGATGATCCTCGATCCGCAGATCGTCGTCGCCGACGAACCGGTGTCCGCGCTCGACGTGTCGATCCAGGCGCAGATCCTGAACCTGTTCATGGACCTGCAGGATGAGTTCAAGACGAGCTACGTGTTCATCTCGCACAACCTGTCGGTGGTGGAGCATATCGCCGACGACGTGATGGTCATGTACTTCGGCGGCGTCGCCGAGCTCGGCGACAAGAAGCGCATCTTCTCGAAGCCGCGCCATCCGTACACGCGCGCGCTGATGTCGGCGACCCCGTCGATCTTCGAGGCGGACCGCACGATCAAGATCAAGCTGCAAGGCGAAATGCCGTCGCCGCTGAATCCGCCGTCGGGCTGCACGTTCCATCAGCGCTGCCCGTACGTGATCGATCGTTGCCGCAGCGAGGTGCCGAAGCTGCGTGAAGTGGATGGGCGCCTCGTCTCGTGTCACCGCGCCGAAGAGGTGGGGGACGTGGATGCCTGA
- a CDS encoding ABC transporter permease subunit, which yields MADIQNTVPQAVTPPSGRAIAAREFWVNFSRNRGAVGAGIIVLVLIFIAIFAPLIAPHSPIEQYRDSVKIPPAWLDGGNWKFILGTDEAGRDILSRLMYGARLSFWIGFVSVVLALIPGVVLGLIAAFFEKWADTPIMRIMDVLLALPSLLLAVAVVAIIGPGLVNTMLAIAIVALPGYVRLTRASAQGELQKEYVTASRVAGAGTLRLMFSQVLPNCTAPLIVQATLGFSSAILDAAALGFLGLGVQPPSAEWGAMLASARDYIDSAWWIVTMPGLSILISVLAINLLGDGLRDALDPKLKRMA from the coding sequence ATGGCTGACATTCAAAACACCGTCCCCCAGGCGGTCACCCCGCCGAGCGGCCGCGCCATCGCGGCGCGCGAATTCTGGGTGAACTTCTCGCGCAACCGCGGCGCGGTCGGCGCGGGCATCATCGTGCTGGTGCTGATCTTCATCGCGATCTTCGCGCCGCTGATCGCGCCGCACAGCCCGATCGAGCAGTATCGTGACTCCGTCAAGATTCCGCCCGCGTGGCTCGACGGCGGCAACTGGAAGTTCATTCTCGGCACCGACGAAGCGGGCCGCGACATCCTCTCGCGTCTGATGTACGGCGCGCGGCTGTCGTTCTGGATCGGCTTCGTGTCGGTAGTGCTCGCGCTGATTCCGGGCGTCGTGCTCGGGCTGATCGCCGCGTTCTTCGAGAAATGGGCCGACACGCCGATCATGCGCATCATGGACGTGCTGCTCGCGCTGCCGTCGCTGCTGCTCGCGGTCGCGGTGGTCGCGATCATCGGTCCGGGTCTCGTCAACACAATGCTCGCGATCGCGATCGTCGCGCTGCCGGGCTATGTGCGTCTGACGCGCGCGTCCGCGCAAGGCGAATTGCAGAAGGAGTACGTAACCGCCTCGCGCGTTGCCGGTGCGGGCACGTTGCGGCTGATGTTCTCGCAGGTGTTGCCGAACTGCACCGCGCCGCTGATCGTGCAGGCCACTCTAGGCTTTTCGTCGGCGATTCTCGATGCCGCCGCGCTCGGGTTTCTCGGCCTTGGCGTGCAGCCGCCGTCGGCGGAGTGGGGCGCGATGCTCGCGTCGGCGCGCGATTACATCGACAGCGCATGGTGGATCGTCACGATGCCTGGCCTGTCCATCCTGATCTCGGTGCTTGCGATCAACCTGCTCGGCGACGGGCTGCGTGACGCGCTCGACCCCAAACTGAAACGGATGGCCTGA
- a CDS encoding ABC transporter substrate-binding protein: MTAAHRLFALHQFCLPALAALAVATSGLAPAASQAASLPDKTLIFCSEGSPAGFDTAQYTTSVEFSAGSYTVYNRLVEFAHGSTDIEPGLAEKWDVSPDGLTYTFHLRRGVKFQTTSYFKPTREFNADDVVFTFERMLDPENPFRKAYPVNFPYFNDLGLAKNIAKIEKVDPYTVRFTLKEVDAPFLQQIAMPFASILSAEYTDQLLKAGKASDINQYPVGTGPFIFRSYTKDDTIRFDGNPDYWKPGVAKVGKLIFAITVDPAVRLQKLKRGECQVMSYPRPADIPTVKADGSLAMPSEVGFNLGYIAYNTSKKPLDNVLVRRALDMSVNKKAIIEAVYQGAGQLATNPMPPTQWGYDKSLKDAPYDVDKAKALLKEAGYPDGFELTLWAMPVQRPYNPNARLMAEMLQSDWAKIGVKVNIATYEWGEYIRRAHAGEHQAMLIGWTGDYGDPDNWLGVLLGCDAVNGSNFSKWCYKPYDDLIKQGRSTTKMPDRLKAYTQAQEIFKDQVPFTPIAHSTVYQPISKNVTGFKIDPFGPTQFLEVGVK; this comes from the coding sequence ATGACTGCGGCACACCGACTGTTCGCGCTTCACCAGTTCTGCCTGCCGGCTCTCGCCGCGCTCGCGGTCGCCACCAGCGGCCTCGCGCCCGCCGCGTCGCAGGCGGCCTCGCTGCCCGACAAGACGCTGATTTTCTGCTCCGAAGGCAGCCCGGCGGGCTTCGATACCGCGCAATACACGACCAGCGTCGAGTTCAGCGCCGGCTCGTACACGGTCTATAACCGGCTGGTCGAATTTGCGCATGGCAGCACGGACATCGAGCCGGGACTTGCCGAAAAGTGGGACGTGTCGCCCGACGGCCTCACCTATACGTTCCATCTGCGCCGCGGCGTCAAATTCCAGACCACGTCGTATTTCAAGCCGACCCGCGAATTCAACGCGGACGACGTCGTGTTCACCTTCGAGCGCATGCTCGATCCCGAGAATCCGTTCCGCAAGGCGTATCCGGTCAATTTTCCGTACTTCAACGACCTCGGTCTCGCGAAGAACATCGCCAAAATCGAGAAGGTCGATCCGTACACGGTGCGCTTCACGCTGAAGGAAGTCGACGCACCGTTCCTGCAGCAGATCGCAATGCCGTTCGCGTCGATCCTGTCGGCTGAATACACGGATCAGCTGCTGAAGGCGGGCAAGGCGTCCGACATCAACCAGTACCCGGTCGGCACCGGTCCGTTCATCTTCCGCAGCTATACGAAGGACGACACGATCCGCTTCGACGGCAATCCCGACTACTGGAAGCCGGGCGTCGCGAAGGTCGGCAAGCTGATCTTCGCGATCACCGTCGATCCGGCCGTGCGCCTGCAAAAGCTGAAGCGCGGCGAATGTCAGGTGATGTCGTATCCGCGCCCGGCCGACATTCCGACCGTGAAGGCCGATGGCTCGCTCGCGATGCCGAGCGAAGTGGGCTTCAACCTCGGCTATATCGCGTACAACACGAGCAAAAAGCCGCTCGACAACGTGCTCGTGCGCCGCGCGCTCGACATGTCGGTCAACAAGAAGGCGATCATCGAAGCGGTCTACCAGGGTGCGGGCCAGCTCGCGACCAACCCGATGCCGCCGACGCAATGGGGCTACGACAAGAGCCTGAAGGACGCACCGTACGACGTCGACAAAGCGAAAGCGCTGCTGAAGGAGGCCGGCTACCCCGACGGCTTCGAGCTGACGCTGTGGGCGATGCCGGTGCAGCGCCCGTATAACCCGAACGCGCGCCTGATGGCCGAAATGCTGCAGTCTGACTGGGCGAAGATCGGCGTCAAGGTGAATATCGCCACGTACGAGTGGGGCGAGTACATCCGCCGCGCGCACGCCGGCGAGCATCAGGCGATGCTGATCGGCTGGACCGGCGACTACGGCGACCCCGACAACTGGCTCGGCGTGTTGCTCGGCTGCGACGCGGTCAACGGCAGCAACTTCTCGAAGTGGTGCTACAAGCCTTACGACGACCTGATCAAGCAGGGCCGCAGCACCACTAAGATGCCCGATCGGCTGAAGGCCTACACCCAGGCTCAGGAAATCTTCAAGGACCAGGTGCCGTTCACGCCGATCGCGCATTCGACCGTGTATCAGCCGATCAGCAAGAACGTGACGGGCTTCAAGATCGATCCGTTCGGACCGACGCAATTCCTGGAGGTCGGGGTGAAGTAA
- the metF gene encoding methylenetetrahydrofolate reductase [NAD(P)H], with protein MNPIELSFEFFPPKTQEGIDKLRATRAQLVSLKPKFVSVTFGAGGSTQQGTLDTVIDMAKEGLEAAPHLSCIGSSKESLRAILNEYRAHGIRHIVALRGDLPSGMGAVGELRYASELVSFIRAEFGDWFWIEVAGYPEYHPQSRSPRHDLENFARKVKAGANSAITQYFFNADAYFRFVDDARQLGVDVPIVPGIMPITNFSQLMRFSEMCGAEVPRWIARRLESFGDDRESIRAFGLDVVTDLCQRLVDAKVPGLHFYTLNAATSTKAICERLAV; from the coding sequence ATGAATCCGATCGAACTCTCATTCGAATTCTTCCCGCCGAAAACGCAGGAAGGCATCGACAAACTGCGCGCGACCCGCGCGCAACTCGTGTCGCTAAAGCCGAAGTTCGTGTCCGTCACGTTCGGCGCCGGCGGCTCGACCCAGCAAGGCACGCTCGATACCGTCATCGACATGGCGAAGGAAGGGCTCGAGGCGGCGCCGCACCTGTCGTGCATCGGCTCGTCGAAGGAAAGCCTGCGCGCGATTCTTAACGAGTACCGCGCGCACGGCATCCGCCATATCGTCGCGCTGCGCGGCGATCTGCCCTCGGGCATGGGCGCGGTCGGCGAGCTGCGCTATGCATCGGAGCTCGTCAGCTTCATCCGTGCCGAGTTCGGCGACTGGTTCTGGATCGAGGTGGCCGGCTATCCGGAATACCATCCGCAGTCGCGCTCGCCGCGACACGATCTGGAGAATTTCGCGCGCAAGGTAAAGGCCGGCGCGAACTCGGCGATCACGCAGTACTTCTTCAACGCGGACGCGTACTTCCGTTTCGTCGACGATGCGCGCCAGCTCGGCGTCGACGTGCCGATCGTGCCCGGCATCATGCCGATCACGAACTTCTCGCAGCTGATGCGCTTCTCCGAAATGTGCGGCGCCGAAGTGCCGCGCTGGATCGCGCGCCGGCTCGAGAGCTTCGGCGATGACCGCGAGTCGATCCGCGCGTTCGGGCTCGACGTGGTGACGGATCTGTGTCAACGGCTCGTCGACGCGAAGGTGCCGGGTCTGCACTTCTATACGCTGAACGCGGCCACGTCGACCAAGGCGATCTGCGAACGGCTCGCCGTTTAA
- a CDS encoding ABC transporter permease subunit, with product MFRFVLRRIGMVIPTFIGITILAFALIHLIPGDPIEVMMGERGVDPAMHAAAMHRLGLDEPLPIQYFHYIGRALHGNLGTSIITNTSVMGEFLARFPATVELSFCAMLFALIVGLPAGVFAALRRGTVVDHGVMGTALTGYSMPIFWWGLILIMVFSVKLGLTPVSGRIAVEYDIPHVTGFMLIDSLMSTDEGAFTSALSHLILPAIVLGTIPLAVVARMTRSSMLEVLREDYIRTARAKGLSPGRVIVVHALRNALIPVVTVIGLQVGTLLAGAVLTETLFSWPGIGKWLIDAIGRRDYPVVQGGILLIATLVIVVNLVVDLLYGVLNPRIRHTR from the coding sequence ATGTTCCGCTTCGTTTTGCGCCGCATCGGCATGGTGATACCGACGTTCATCGGCATCACCATCCTCGCGTTCGCGCTGATTCACCTGATCCCGGGCGACCCCATCGAAGTGATGATGGGCGAGCGCGGCGTCGATCCGGCCATGCACGCGGCCGCGATGCACCGCCTCGGGCTCGACGAGCCCCTGCCAATCCAGTACTTCCACTACATCGGCCGCGCCCTGCACGGCAACCTCGGCACCTCGATCATCACCAACACCAGCGTGATGGGCGAATTCCTCGCGCGCTTTCCCGCCACGGTCGAACTGTCGTTCTGCGCAATGCTGTTCGCGCTGATCGTCGGCCTGCCGGCGGGCGTGTTCGCGGCGCTGAGGCGCGGCACGGTGGTCGATCACGGCGTGATGGGCACCGCGCTGACCGGCTACTCGATGCCGATCTTCTGGTGGGGCTTGATCCTCATCATGGTGTTCTCGGTCAAGCTCGGCTTGACGCCGGTGTCGGGCCGCATCGCGGTCGAATACGACATTCCGCACGTGACCGGCTTCATGCTGATCGACTCGCTGATGTCCACCGACGAAGGCGCGTTCACGTCCGCGCTCAGTCACCTGATCCTCCCCGCGATCGTGCTCGGCACGATTCCGCTCGCGGTCGTCGCGCGCATGACGCGCTCGTCGATGCTCGAAGTGCTGCGCGAGGACTACATCCGCACCGCGCGCGCGAAGGGGCTGTCGCCGGGACGCGTGATCGTCGTGCATGCGCTGCGCAATGCGCTGATTCCGGTCGTCACCGTGATCGGCCTGCAAGTCGGTACGCTGCTTGCGGGCGCGGTGCTGACCGAAACGCTGTTTTCATGGCCGGGCATCGGCAAGTGGCTGATCGACGCGATCGGCCGGCGCGATTATCCGGTCGTGCAGGGCGGTATCCTGCTGATCGCGACGCTGGTGATCGTCGTGAACCTCGTCGTCGATCTGCTGTACGGCGTGCTCAACCCGCGCATTCGCCATACGAGGTAA
- a CDS encoding ABC transporter substrate-binding protein, with product MKQNNLLRVARVSTLVAAAAASLLGVTSAQAAGIPNKTLVYCSEGSPAGFDPAQYTTGVDFTANTFTVYNRLVEFERGGTKVEPGLAEKWDVSPDGKTYTFHLRHGVKFQTTSFFKPTREFNADDVVFSFQRMLDPNQPFRKAYPVQFPYFTDMGLDKLITSVEKVDPYTVKFTLKEVNAPFIQNLAMEYASILSAEYADQLLKAGKAADINQFPAGTGPFIFRSYTKDATIRFDGNPEYWKPNAVKISKLIFSITPDAGVRVQKIKRDECQVMSYPRPADIAPLKAEPNIDMPSQPGFNLGYLAYNVTHKPVDKLEVRQALDMAINKKAIIDSVYQGAGQLATNPMPPTQWSFVKNLPAASYDSAKAKDLLTKAGYPNGFDITLWAMPVQRAYNPNARLMAEMIQADWAKIGVKAKIVTYEWGEYIKRAHAGEQDSMLIGWTGDNGDPDNWLGTLLGCEAINGNNFSKWCYKPFDELIQKGRTTSDVATRTKIYGDAQHIFAQQLPFSPVAHSTVYQPVSKKVVDMRIEPLGYARFDGVSIK from the coding sequence ATGAAGCAAAACAATCTGTTGCGCGTCGCGCGTGTGTCTACGCTCGTCGCTGCCGCAGCGGCATCCCTGCTTGGCGTCACGAGCGCGCAGGCCGCTGGGATTCCGAACAAAACCCTCGTTTACTGCTCGGAAGGCAGTCCCGCGGGTTTCGATCCGGCCCAATACACGACGGGCGTCGACTTCACGGCCAACACGTTCACCGTCTATAACCGCCTCGTCGAATTCGAGCGCGGCGGCACCAAGGTCGAGCCCGGCCTCGCCGAGAAGTGGGACGTGTCGCCCGATGGCAAGACCTACACGTTCCATCTGCGTCACGGCGTGAAGTTCCAGACCACCTCGTTCTTCAAGCCGACGCGCGAATTCAACGCGGACGACGTGGTGTTCTCGTTCCAGCGCATGCTCGACCCGAACCAGCCGTTCCGCAAGGCGTATCCGGTGCAGTTCCCGTACTTCACCGACATGGGCCTCGACAAGCTGATCACGAGCGTCGAGAAGGTCGACCCGTACACGGTCAAGTTCACGCTGAAGGAAGTCAACGCGCCGTTCATCCAGAATCTGGCGATGGAATACGCGTCGATCCTGTCGGCCGAATATGCGGATCAACTGCTGAAGGCAGGCAAGGCCGCCGATATCAATCAGTTCCCGGCCGGCACCGGTCCGTTCATCTTCCGCAGCTACACGAAGGACGCGACGATCCGCTTCGACGGCAATCCGGAATACTGGAAGCCGAACGCGGTGAAGATCTCGAAGCTGATCTTCTCGATCACGCCGGACGCCGGCGTGCGCGTGCAGAAGATCAAGCGCGACGAATGCCAGGTGATGAGCTATCCGCGCCCGGCCGATATCGCGCCGCTGAAGGCCGAGCCGAACATCGACATGCCGTCGCAGCCGGGCTTCAACCTCGGCTACCTCGCGTACAACGTGACGCACAAGCCGGTCGACAAGCTCGAAGTGCGTCAGGCGCTCGACATGGCGATCAACAAGAAGGCGATCATCGACTCGGTCTACCAGGGCGCGGGCCAGCTCGCGACGAACCCGATGCCGCCGACGCAATGGTCGTTCGTCAAGAACCTGCCGGCCGCCTCGTACGATTCGGCCAAAGCGAAGGATCTGCTCACGAAGGCCGGCTACCCGAACGGCTTCGACATCACGCTGTGGGCGATGCCCGTGCAGCGCGCGTACAACCCGAACGCGCGCCTGATGGCGGAAATGATCCAGGCAGACTGGGCGAAGATCGGCGTGAAGGCGAAGATCGTCACGTACGAGTGGGGTGAGTACATCAAGCGCGCGCACGCGGGCGAACAGGACTCGATGCTGATCGGCTGGACCGGCGACAACGGCGATCCGGACAACTGGCTCGGCACGCTGCTCGGCTGCGAGGCGATCAACGGCAACAACTTCTCGAAGTGGTGCTACAAGCCGTTCGACGAGCTGATCCAGAAGGGCCGCACGACCTCGGACGTGGCGACGCGCACGAAGATCTACGGCGACGCGCAGCATATCTTCGCGCAGCAACTGCCGTTCTCGCCGGTCGCCCACTCGACCGTCTATCAGCCGGTCAGCAAGAAGGTGGTCGACATGCGCATCGAACCGCTTGGCTACGCGCGCTTCGACGGCGTCAGCATCAAGTAA
- a CDS encoding phage holin family protein: MTVLLTWLINALALLIITYIVPSIHIRSFGTALIVAIVLGLINAVIRPVLILLTLPVTILTLGLFILVVNALCFWLASSLLKGFEVSGFWSAFFGSILYSIVSWLLSALIFGNRSLG; encoded by the coding sequence ATGACCGTGCTGCTGACCTGGCTCATCAACGCGCTCGCGCTGCTGATCATCACCTACATCGTTCCGTCGATCCACATCCGCAGCTTCGGCACCGCGCTGATCGTCGCTATCGTGCTCGGTCTCATCAATGCGGTGATTCGGCCGGTACTGATCCTGCTGACGCTGCCCGTCACGATCCTCACGCTCGGACTCTTCATTCTGGTCGTCAATGCGCTGTGCTTCTGGCTGGCCTCGTCGCTGTTGAAGGGCTTCGAGGTGTCGGGCTTCTGGTCGGCGTTCTTCGGCTCGATCCTGTACAGCATCGTGTCGTGGCTGCTGTCCGCGCTCATTTTCGGCAACCGCAGTCTCGGTTGA
- a CDS encoding ABC transporter ATP-binding protein — MSNLLTIRNLAVNFGGLPAVDRINLDIAPGEVLGVVGESGSGKSVTMMALMGLIDAPGKVTADEIKFDGKNLLNASAKERRKIIGKDIAMVFQDALTSLNPSYTVGYQIKEVLKLHEGLRGSALDKRALELLDQVGIPDAKNRIGAFPHQMSGGMNQRVMIAMAIACNPKLLIADEPTTALDVTIQAQIMELLMRLQKERGMALVLISHDLAVVSEVAQRVAVMYAGEVIETNKVPDIFAAPHHPYTEALLAAIPEHNVGAVRLAALPGMVPGRDDRPKGCLFAPRCKYVVDDCMKARPALAALPAHAEFTRVRCIKPLNLEKDANVHTQGGAR, encoded by the coding sequence ATGAGCAATCTACTGACCATCCGCAATCTCGCGGTCAACTTCGGCGGCCTGCCCGCGGTCGACCGCATCAATCTGGACATCGCACCGGGCGAAGTGCTCGGCGTGGTCGGCGAATCGGGCTCGGGCAAGAGCGTGACGATGATGGCGCTGATGGGCCTGATCGACGCGCCCGGCAAGGTCACCGCCGACGAAATCAAGTTCGACGGCAAGAACCTGCTGAACGCCTCCGCGAAGGAACGCCGCAAGATCATCGGCAAGGACATCGCGATGGTGTTCCAGGACGCGCTGACGAGCCTGAACCCGAGCTACACGGTCGGCTATCAGATCAAGGAAGTGCTGAAGCTGCACGAAGGCTTGCGCGGCAGCGCGCTGGACAAACGCGCACTCGAACTGCTCGATCAGGTCGGCATTCCCGATGCGAAGAACCGCATCGGCGCGTTTCCGCATCAGATGTCGGGCGGCATGAACCAGCGCGTGATGATCGCGATGGCGATCGCCTGCAACCCGAAGCTGCTGATCGCCGACGAGCCGACCACCGCGCTCGACGTGACCATCCAGGCGCAGATCATGGAACTGCTGATGCGCCTGCAGAAGGAACGCGGCATGGCGCTCGTGCTGATTTCGCACGATCTGGCGGTGGTGTCCGAGGTCGCGCAGCGCGTCGCCGTGATGTACGCGGGCGAGGTGATCGAGACGAACAAGGTGCCCGACATCTTTGCCGCGCCTCATCATCCGTACACGGAAGCGCTGCTGGCCGCGATTCCCGAGCACAACGTGGGCGCGGTGCGGCTCGCAGCGCTGCCGGGCATGGTGCCGGGCCGCGACGACCGGCCCAAGGGCTGCCTGTTCGCGCCGCGCTGCAAGTACGTGGTCGACGACTGCATGAAGGCGCGCCCCGCGCTCGCCGCGCTGCCCGCCCATGCGGAATTCACGCGCGTGCGCTGCATCAAGCCGCTGAACCTCGAGAAGGACGCCAACGTTCACACGCAAGGAGGCGCCCGATGA